A window of Nicotiana sylvestris chromosome 8, ASM39365v2, whole genome shotgun sequence genomic DNA:
GGAGCAATCCACCTTGtctaaaatatatattataaaaataataaataaaataatattaagttattttatttataaataaaatatattagtaaaaatatattatatagtatataatatagaagGTATTACATAAATATGAATGTTTATATAATATCAAAGGCATAATAGACTTTTCAAGTAAAAATATGACTTTTGTGATAACTAGAGCaaagtaaaatgatttttgtgtAACAAATGAAAGAAAAATGACTTTTGTGTCACAAAGTTAAATGATTTTTAcgtaaccaaaaaaaataaaagtaatttttGGGTAACAAACACTAATATTCAATGACCATGGATAAAATTAACTCATATAAAAAGGATGGATCAGTATATAGTCGGTGTATACGCAATATATAGCAAGcgtataatcaatgtataataTATACACATGGATTATACACTACATGCATTCTGACAAAAAAttctttaaaataaaataaaatttatgttGTGTTACTATGTGGATTCTCGAGTGAATCAATGTGAAGATGATTCAAATCTCATTAATCATTGCTGGGGTTTCACTTATAAACTATTTGAAATCTAGCATTGATttttggagttcttttgtatttTAGATAGAGATATTTCTGAGTGGCTATTTTGCCAATACAATTACAAAACATAGCCAAACTCTAATAGCCGACCCAAAATGTGGCTATTTGCCAAATTTATTCCCAAATACCAATCCATTTGGAATTTGGGCTTTTTGTGTAAAAGAAGGAAAGTTTGAGTCCTTTGCAATTTTAGGCACATATCGCCCACTAATCAAAAATCATTCTTCTGATTCGGTGCTGTCCAATAAATCACATCGTATCGTCATTCGCCACCTTACAATTCCACATTTCGAATCAAATAATCAAATAATAATATAGTAAAAACCAAAACCCTAATTCCAATCAAATTCACATTCTTCATTTCTCAGGTATGGCGTTCACATTAcactaatttttatttttgtttatcattTGATATTTGATTATCTGTTCTTTTTTTTCCGTTCAGGTTCCTCGCACTAGTAAAATTATTAGAATTTTAATACATATTTGAAATGAAATGGATATTTAGGATCTTATTACTTTTGGATTAAAGGGTAGATGTTATTGTTGTAAATTACATATTAGGAATGGAAATTCTTAGTTCTGTTCTTGTAAATCGAATTCCATATAATTGAGCCTATTTAATTTAGCTTTCATAATTGGATGATTTCAGAAAATTTCATTTCTCGGTCAGTAAATTTTGCTGTTTCTCAATCATCTCAAACTTTCATTTTATGTATTTATCAGTTGAACACTCTTTGCtgaaaaaattatattgtatatgtaaaaaattatacTATGTATATATAGGCCAGACATtactttttgtatatatataatacatcTTGAACATCCTCAGCAAGTCAGCATATTTTTTGGTTTCGCCACTGATTGACAGGTATATTATTTGATCGATTCAGGTTATTACTATGGCTGACGAGAATGTTGCCAGCGGGGAGGTTTTTGATGATGCAGTGGAGATCGAAGGAGAGGAGGATTCTGAGGGTGCATTGAAAACCTCTCCTTTGACGCAGAAAATAGCTGCCTTAGAGCAAGAGAACAATCAACTTTTTCACGAGAACCAAGTCGTCAAAGAAAGGATTGAGAAATTGAAGCACTCGATTGAGGAAATGGAGAACGAGAAGGTTGAGTTACAGAAGAAGGCAGAGAAGTTTGAGTCGGAGAATAAGGCTTTAGGATCAGTAGCTGCCCGCGCAGCAGAGCTCGAGGGCGAACACTCGCGACTGCAGCACGATCTCATAAGTGCGATGAACGATCTAGAAGAATCGAATTCAGAGTTGTCGAAACTGAAGTTGGCTCTGGGGGGGTTGAAGAGTAGTGATGATGAGAAGAGTGGGAAATTGAGTGCCATTGAGAGTGAAAGGAATTTGTTATTGTTGAAAGTCGAGAAGTTGGAAGCTAGTGGAAATGATCAGAGGGCTGAAGTAGAAGTGAAGGAGAAAGAAATTAGGGGCTTAAAGAAGAAGATTGAGGATTTAGAGGCTGCTGTGATGAACAATGAGGCATGGAAAAAGGAGAAGGAGGCACTTCATATGGTGAAAGATGAGTTGGAGAAGAGGATAACGGAGATGATGGGTAAAGTGGCTGAGTTGGAGAAGAAGTTAGAGGAGAAGGAAACTTTGATTAATGACAGAGATGTTGACAGCAATGTTAATGGAATTCCAGGAGCGGAGAATAAGGTTGGATCTTCGGGTGTAAAAGTAGGCTTGCCAGTGGTGGCTGTATCTTCAGTTGCTGCAGTTGCTATTGTAGGCATTTTGTGCTATCTTCGATATGCAAGAAAACCATAAACTGAGAACTTGGTCTTTATCATGTCGAGTTTTTTGTCTGACCAAGTTATGGATTTTACAATTTTGATAGCACTTTGGTTATGCTGCGCTTTCTTACTTAGCTTTTTATCTCACTTGACACTAGATTCGACGTTGGCTAGTGGCATGATCTACGTTTTGTTTGCAGAAGTGGACAAAGCAACATATTTCTGTTAGTACTTCTCTTTCTGCGAGTTTTTATCGCAACCTTTTTTTTCCATTTAAACAAGGTTTATTGGTGTAACCATTCAAAAAAAACATTTGTATTGCACTTCAACACTGGATTCATATATAGTACTGAATGTCTCAAATAATTGAGTTCTTATATACCTCTCCGTTGGTTGATTATTTTGGCTGCCTGAAGTGTTAATGCTATGTTGCATTGAAGCCAGATTGTTGCTGTTGCAATCTTATGACAATCTTACGGGGATTTTCCTTCTGATCGGTTTAATTACTGATGCCTGCCTTCATTGTTAAATAGCTTAAAGTATTGGGAAAACTAGAAACAGAGCCCTATTTCAGTATTTTGCACCTTTCTTTTGTAAAGGTAGTTGTATCTTGTCTAAAGTAACTCTGACCTGATAAACGAGGTGCTGCAATGAACTTGCTGTACTCTAATATCTTTGATTGATCTTTACCTTCATTTCGTAGTTGTGTTGGTGGTGGTATTGTCTTTGCAGCATTAAGTTAAGCACTCCCTATCCCCCTCggatttcttttgttttttctttttgtggAAGGGTGATTCGTGGGGGTTGTGTTGGGGTTGGGGTACGAGGTTGTTTTGAAATGACAACAATTTGAAGGTCTTTTAGTTACTCATGCTTAACCTTGTTCCTGCAACCAAACtgataaaaaaaaggaaattttCTCCTGAAACCTCTTGAAATAAACAGGTCTGATCTGAGTGAATTGCTGTCTATTTTATATGTTCATGCCTTCCGAGTTCCGACATTCAATATGTATCATAGCTTGCGTATGTTGGCTAGTGTTTTTGCTAACACTACACCTTTCTTTTCTGGTTATCATCCTAAAATGGTTATATGCATGTGACATTCCCCTGCTTATTGTGGGCTTGTTGCCTTTGAAATGCACTAGTAATTCATGCACTAGTCATCCTCTCATTTGCTAAATTCTTTATAAAGTTTTGGCTTATGATCTCTCTTGAGATGTTTGTCTTGTCTAGCTGAAGTGCTATGTAACATCACTCTTTGATTGAAATCCCAAGAGGATGGTGCACAAAGAGTGAAACTAGTCTCTTTCCGAGTGTTGTACTTGGATATGATAGGGAAGATATTATTCCTTATCTGTTGGATGATGGAAAATTAACCTTATAGTTTTCATTCTTGAAAAATGATCTATATAGTTGAAGATCTTAGAAGGGGAATCTCGGAGCAATAGTAAGGTTGTCTCCGTGTGAACTATAGGTCACGGATTCGAGCTATGGAAGCagtcactaatgcttgcattagatAGGTTGTCTAATCACATCCCTAGGGGTGTAGTCTTTCCCTGAATCCTGCGTGAATGCAAGGTGCTTTGTGCACTGGACTGCCGTTGAAGATCTTAGAGATGGGTTCTTATGCATCCTTCTCTCGCAAACACTCGTGTACATATCAATAACAACATTAGCAAATCTGAGTAGTGTTTTGATGAAAATTTCAAGTATTAAAGATTaataaacaagtaatatgaaagtTAACACTTTTAGACAAttataaaagaaaatgaattttgtcctaCATTGTTGAGAGAAAAATCATTTCCTCCCCACCgtctaaaaatatttttcaagtatTGGAAATATTTCAAGAAATATATGAaaatatttctaaaaaataactTTTATCGTACCAAACATATCAAAGAACCTTAGGCTGTTTAAGTTATGGATCCAACACAAAGTTGTAAATTACCAATGCAAATCTTTGCCTAGGCAATAGTAGTATCTACTTTCTGGTCTGGTGAAATCAAGCAATAAAGTCAGTTTTACACTAAGGGGTcttttggtagggtgtataagaatagtacGAAATAAattgtattagtaatgcatataTTAATAATGTATGTATTAGTAATATAAACATTAGTtatgcaaatattattttttatctattgtttggtgtggtgtattaaaattataatgcattgcataatttttttaaaaaaatagttgcttacaaaaatgccccccatattctctagctttaagggactttaaggacaattttgtctttaaccatgttaatgcatgcattaaaatcttggtattactaatgccatggttttctatgcattacttatgcaTTGGATAATGCCAAGTACACAAGTTGAAAAAAGATATCAAAcaatgtattagtaatgcatagagctaatgcttgcattattttttctaatacctcctaccaaacgacccctaagaggTCGTTTGGTAGAGTATGTTAGAGAAAATAATgtatgcattagctttgtgtattagtaatgctttgTTTGATACACTTTTTCAACtcatgtataactaatacaaacATTAGTTATACactctatttggtattatcctatgtatagctaatgcatagaaaaccatgacatTAGCTATacaaaggctattaatgcatgcattagcatgtttaaagacaaaattatccttaaagtcccttaagttaaagaatatggaggacatttttgtaaacaattaaatttcttaaaaattatgtaatgcattttaatttttaatacaccacaccaaataatgcataagaaataatctctgtataactaatgcttgcattactaacccaTGCATTACTAATGCACCTTATTTAGCATTATTCTTATACGCCCTACCAAACGACATCGTCGGAGAATGATTAAGATACGAAGTTTATTAGTTCTTACAGTAACTTCAAATTAATAATTCTGAAAGCACAatcaaatatttataaatattaagtAAAAAATTTTAATACACGTACAGTCGGAACAAAAAGATAATTGGTTCACGTGAATCCATATCTATGAGCTAGGTCCGCCCCCGGTCTAAGACAGTACAACCATCATCAATTACCCGAGTCTAGAGTCAACTATTTATAAGTAGTTGCGTACAATAGAGTGAATTCATCATATAATAGCAGGTGCATGCGCATTTATTGGTTTGTTCTTTAACGTAAATAAGTTAATAGTAAGAAAAATTATGTATGTAAATATAGAAGGGTCATCCACTTTGTTAAACCATAGTGGGTCGTACGATATCAGGGATGAAGAATATAACCCCAAGATaactttgatattattttatctCGTATTTGATTggaatttttaattttgaaaaaacaattCCAAGATTATTTTatatcataattttattttatagcaTATTTAATGTGAAATTACAGTACAAGGATTAGCTAATcatgaataaaacaaacaaatgacaaatgatttttaattattttgtttctttctcAATACTATTGTGATTATATGTGTTTTCTTTAAGTCATTGATCCATCGAAAACAACATCTCTATCGGCACAGGATGAGGTAAAGATGTGTACTCTTTACTTTCTCCGGTGTCTACTTGTGAGATTAAATtgaatatattattattattactatataATTTTGTCTACAAAACTAGACAATCCCTTTACCTTTGTCCTAGAGGaggttttttttctttcataataatagaaaataaaaatGCTGGGAGTTTTTCtcaaatagccaaaaatataagTACCGAAACAGTTTCAGTTTCTGAAGATTAAGTgggtgtttggacataagaattgtaaaattcaaaaaaaaaagtgtaaaattttcaactaaaaatggtatttgaaaattagaattgTCTTTGGACATAAATATAATTTTCGATTATTTTTAAAGTTTTGTTAGTAATCTgagtaaaattttgaaaaatagtttttggagttttttaaagtttcaacaacaacaacaacaataacaacaacgatccagtataattccacaagtggggtggggagggtaatatgtacgcagaccttacccaaaggatagagaggctgtttccgggagaccctcgactcaaaaaAACAATAGAAgataatatattagtaccataaaataAATTCTTTGGCGTACTTTTGAAAATTACGAGCGTTGCAATGTGTAGGCAGTAGCCGTTTCAACATATTATTATTCCCTATGCAACTTTGGCACCCTTTTCTTTTCCTCGTAATTCGTGCACCTGGGGAAAATGAAAAACCCCTTCTTAAAccccaaacacacacacacacacagaaaaaagaaaaaaagaaaagaaaaaaaggagaagtgTTCACTGTTAAAACTGTCTCTGCCTTTAATGGAACAAGACAAATAATAAAAGAGAAAGAACAAATCTTTTTtcaagaagagagagagagagatagtgtgtgtgtgtgtgtgtttttaagATCTGTTTGAATGCATTTTCTCACTCTGtgtttctccttttttttgtGAAAACACTTTGACCAGTTAGGGTTTGTTTGGACCAAAACTAACTTCTTTGGCCATGGCATTGCTACTGCATTTTTCAGGAAGATGGTTTTCCTCCCAACAAAGGTAAAGGACAAACAAtccctttttttattttcattttttaaacttACAAACTTATTAATCTTCTGGAAATGA
This region includes:
- the LOC104246799 gene encoding peroxisomal and mitochondrial division factor 2-like, producing MADENVASGEVFDDAVEIEGEEDSEGALKTSPLTQKIAALEQENNQLFHENQVVKERIEKLKHSIEEMENEKVELQKKAEKFESENKALGSVAARAAELEGEHSRLQHDLISAMNDLEESNSELSKLKLALGGLKSSDDEKSGKLSAIESERNLLLLKVEKLEASGNDQRAEVEVKEKEIRGLKKKIEDLEAAVMNNEAWKKEKEALHMVKDELEKRITEMMGKVAELEKKLEEKETLINDRDVDSNVNGIPGAENKVGSSGVKVGLPVVAVSSVAAVAIVGILCYLRYARKP